Genomic segment of Ischnura elegans chromosome 12, ioIscEleg1.1, whole genome shotgun sequence:
CTTGTGAAATTTACTCGCCCCTgccttagtttggggtgagctttacTATCATCTACCCTAACCAACCTACGGGTTAAATTACTAGAAGAATGAAAAGAGTCAGGGGAAAGAGGGCAATACTTTTTGAACCCCAGATACAGGGTTGTAGCCAGGTTTATAGGCTAGGGGGTTGTCAGGTCGGGCAACAAGTATACGTTACTGGGGGGGGATGTAAAATGAATACAATTGTTATATGCTTGCAGTTCAAGTTGATCAGGTCGGCCGAAAATTCTCCCAGAAATATTCACGGCAAGCATGACTTCCTATCAGAGGCACAAATTCAAGGAAAATCCCCAAACGAAGTATAACACTATAGAGTGCCCTCCAGAAGTAGCCATTCATGGGCACGCGGTAATATTTGCTTCCCCCCTCAAGTCTCCTATTTACCTTTAAAAACGCTGAGAATATTTCTGGGGGACCGTGGACCCTAACCATGGACCTGCGTGCCAGATTGGATGGAAGTAGGTAGTTTCTCTTATGATAGAAACTACAAATGTTTAtttacatacttcaatatataaCTCAACTACCGAATATGGTTTCGACATGATATgccatttttccttgaaaatagcATAGCTAGTCGAAACTATGGTCGATAGTTGAGTTTTGCATTAacgtgtggaaattacaattcgtagtttttatgatggatatatcgcacttccaccaagttaagcctgaatcgATTTTATAGTTTCTCCCAGGCGAACTACCTACCTACTTTCCTCTTATATGGCGACCCGACACAACCGCCTCGCACCGAAATGAAGTTTATTATCAACGCCACCCTCTACATTACTACAGCCGTCTCTCACATCACATTTCCGTGACATTTCACGAAAGAAATTCGCAAACATTCGCAAGAACGCAAGCAACTTCTAATTGTATTTTCACAAGCTTCGTCACGCTGTAGAGCATGCCTAGAGTAGTTTGACCCACTACTGTAAGCGGAAAAACAACCGCCGCAAACGTAACAGACATAACTGATTAATCGCCATCGCGTAGGCAAAACAGGAACTGAACATAATTTTGTCACTGCATTCAACatgtttatataaatataagGCAAGGAAATAGCGCAGTTAGAAAATAAGGGTGGAAGGAGAGTTCCTGAAATTTCGCATTTCACCTAGCGCGATTTTTTGGAAGCATCCATTATCATGCAGACAACTAAAAACATTACTGCCGCGTACACGTGTTGTTTTATTAACTTTACATTAAAGCAATGACAGAGATTCGGGAAAAGATGGCATGGAAGCCAAAGATTTTGCAAGTAAGGCAGGGGAATCATAAATCTGTGATcaagttacatttttaaagtcCTTCCATCATCGTCActgatttctttctggggggggctcaagcaaggtcgtatccaggattttgttctgggggggataccaaggatacctcgtaatacaaaacgaacgcaatgataatgggaccgtattaaaaattttgtgcattttctaGGGGTGtggggggggcacgttcccccgtgCCCCCTCCCCTAGATCCGTCTGTGTTTACATCCGTTGCAAAATGAGTTCTAAAATGTTTTTCGGCAACGTGTAATAACCTTTTTCGATACAGAGTGAGGAATCACTTCGCTGTGAATGTCTCACGGTCtttccaccgggttaggcactccCATGGCAACAAATCAGCGCCGGTGGGAAGCCCGACAGACATTCATAGCCACAATTCCTCAGGAAAGAATCAAAGCATTGTCTCACATTAAAGCAGGAAATCAGAAAACCAATTCAAAGTACACCAGTGAAAAAATGTATAGCGACAGAGACGACAGGAGTCCCATGGTCATAAAAGGGACAAAGCTAGCACCCACAAGCTTCAAATAACAAAAACCCCATGAGGTCTCCCAAGCACTAACAATAAGCTGTAAAAACAAACCTGGGAAGCGGGAAGTAAGGGACTCCCCACAGTGCGAGGAAGACAATGTGAAAGGTAATACTTTAAGGGGGGGATTACCCTTTCTCCTGCGCAAGACAGTAGGCAGAACTTTTTCGGGGGTGTTTGTTTAGTGGTAGTGGAGAAGAATAAGAGAAGAAAGAGAATTGTGGAACACTTCAGGCCATAGAATTGCACAGTGGATATGCCATGTTATTTGACAAAGCCTTTAAGTGAGGAATACAATTAAGAGAAAGGTAGCTGGCAAAGTACCCGAGAAAGGTCCGGCGATAAGTACTTGGGACagataaagaaagaaataagaaaaaacaacATCAAGGAACTAGTTTGGGAAATGAATATATGGAGGGCTGCTGTATACCAATTAAaggatttataattattttttaagtattctaccgattaaggtaggtttccatggagtacttaggagGCATCCATCCTTCCTATCCtgcatgtacttccctcttcaattcacaaataaggccttctccctctcattctatctaaaaattcctattatcttccttcctctccctcgtttacctaacattctaccctctgacaatgtttccaacatcccctccccgctaagtactacccccatccataccttctgtctcttccgtatccaGAAGCcgcctctactcacccaccatgcccagcacttcgtcgttcctcctctccgtccatcttcACCAGTCTTCGGAGAAGGCTGGAGAAGGGCcgaaaattacaatttatataCGTGGAGTAGGTACAGAGTACCGGTGTTACAATTTATATACGTGGAGTAGGTACAGAGTACCGGTGTACCAAATGCTGTATTTCTCGAAAATTAAGGGAGGGTCGAACCTCTTGACAACCCCGGGGGAAAAAGGGGAGCTCAAGCAACAAGGCCAGGGGCATACTTCCACCGTAGGTTAGGAGAAAGGTCTACAATGAGAATACCAACCCCGGCCGTGGAGTGACGCAAGCCACTTCAAACGAATTATTAGGGACACACTTAATCGTAACTTACTTCTGGCACGATAGCCATAAGCAAATTTCGCGTTAAGGGTAAGGGTTTTGGAAGGGGCACTTTCAAGGTGGATTAATCTGGCGAGGGTTAACGAAAGACAGTATCTCCGAAACATTTTAGAAGGGTACCAACCCCTGCTCACTACGGCCTGCTCCTCTGTAACCACATACAATGAAACTATGCAAAACAGGACAGGCCTATTTTCTTGATAATCAGGCAACTCTGTGAAACCATTACAAGTCTAATTGAAAGCTTCATTTTTATCTCAAAAATCACGCATACAGGTGGATATTGAATTGGCTAACGAAATACGATATTACTAAATATACCTATATCAATATAGAAAAACCTATTTCATCGAGATATGTGTGTAATCTTTTTTCCACATAGATaattcaaaaaagtaattttaattcaatttaatgttGGTTACTCTATTTTTTTAGTGAGCCTGGGAGCTCCAATTTCCAAGGTTTTAGGCCATTCCAGGAACTCATCGGCATACCATATGCGCTTTTTATTCAATGACACAAAATCTAGGAGTTACAATCAAGTAAATGTCACGACTACACCACTTCAGAAATTCTAGCTTCCACAAACATATTAGGTACTTTTACTGCTAAGAAACCACAATGAACTCACACTTCTCCAATTTGCTATCAAGCGTTACGAAATCGATCCCATACCATACAAATGTAGCCGTTTGCTAATGAATTAATGGCcacttgaaaatgttgaaacAAGGAGGGGGGGCTTTAAATAGTTTGGAAAAGTACTGTAGTTTATTGAACAAATGTCTTTGTGAACTCCCTCGCGGTTAGTTCAGCCATCATAAATTCGTAACAATATAATTCCTAACTCCTATCTAGCAATAAGCGGGGATCTACGAATTTATATcccaaaattaacataaaattaccCTCATGTTTGTACATTCAAACAAGATCTCAATTGCAACTGATGCCGGGGTAACGTACACAGCACCAGTCATGAAAAAATGGCACGGGATTACACTGGGAAAATTGTTGGTAGATGACACAAATTGACTTAAGGACAATTTGAATCTCAAACAGAAATTAAGAACAGATGCAAAACAAGCTTTTAATTTTGTCCAACCGATACACGCCATGAAATCAGTAACTTTACACATCAATCAGCTCTCATCAGCGGCggtttcagcatcaaatttgggggggatCATTACCttggtccggggagtatggaataggTACCCCCACGAGAGAAGGGCGTTTTTAGAAAGTGCTACGATCTATATAATTGGATCTTGCTCTACGATAAATACGAATAAAACTTCTCTCGCGATTTTAACTTGTACCTTTGCAATTGCCTATACATTCCCTTTACTCCTTTAAGGGATATAAAAACGATTCAAAATTAAAGAACTTTGATAATTTTTGGGAGGTCACGACCCCTCTGTCTTCCGTCTGAATCCGCCCCTCGCATTCAGTTAATTCATAACATTAATACGATATTTAGGGAATTCGCAACTAGAAATACATCCACTAAAGATAGAACTCACTTAAAGTTATAATAATTTTCCGCTTCCTCCTCATGTTGGTCCaaccatttttttccaaagtgAACGATTAATATCGTCATCTGCGATTATAACGATATAACTTTTTATGAACCACCAAGAGCTTTTTATGATGcacccgtaatatttttatagataataTATTGAATCGGCAGTGCAATaattaaacttcaaaaattcgaaagcaattttcatcattaaatgaAAACCTACTATCGAAATAGTAATCTCGTAAGAAGATCGAGTCTCGCCTGTCCCAGGAACATCAGTCATTGCCATTTACCGTCGACGGATCGTTGAGCGATTTATTAGTAGATTTCGGAAAGGACACATTCTTCCCCTGCATTATCGTCATTCTTAACTGTGAGATAACCAAGTTCTGTTTCATCGTCAATAAAATCCTACACGGATTTAACAAGGACCATGGTAAGAGTATTTCTGCGATTGAAGGGTGTGAACTTAGTTACAATTTTTACAACTCATTTTGACTTCGTGAAATTCATCCTTAATTTATGTCATCTGCTTCTGTTTATTGGTAATCCACGTGCTCGTGCATATGTTATCAGGATTCTCTTTACGTTACTTTCATCAGTGATTAGTTGGTTACAACAGTCGTAACTTTGTTAAAGGCGAATCCGGCGAAAAGATAAGCGCGGCATGTGTTCGCAAAGACATTCCTTCGGAGGCTTGATGACTGGCGACAGCTACAGGCTTTTGTCTCAACTAAGTAGACTTCTCTGTGACGTTACCTTGTGGCGCACCGTGCAGCGTACAAAGGTTTGCCGGCGACAGGTAAGGTAATTCGTAATCGGACGTGTGTAGTGGTCGCAATTCCGTCGCTCGTCGTGCCAGCGGCAGCAACCTTGAGAAACAGGTGAGAGTGATAAATTGAAGAGAGTATGGCCTTAGGAGGTAAGATTCTGCGTGCAAATGGGAAAGGAATTTGGTCGAGAAGCGTTTTTCCGAGAGTAGTAGtgctgaaaacatttttcagtgcTGATAACCACTCTATTCCACACGTTGCATGTTTGTGTGCAGTACGGGATCCCCACGCGCTTCTCGGGTAAtagttttttgtgaatttttaaagTAGATTTCTCACTGACATTGTTCAATTGCTAGAGGGTACACGTTGTGGTGAAGTGCTTCCTTTTCTCGTATTAACGCAACATGGAAGGGAGGGCAAAGGTCGTTCTTAGCTGTTGATCCCTCGCGAGTATCTGAGAGAGCCGTAGAGTTCGTAACTAGTGCGATAAGTTGCGATGTTAGCATTTCGGAACGCGCTCCTTCCCATCGGGGCCGTTTCTGTTTAATATTCTCTGATTTAACTGGTTCGCATGGCGAGAAGAAATATATAAGGAGCTGCGTTGATCATATTTGTTGTAAAAGCACTGTCATTGCCATCACTGGAATGTCGTTCACGCTTTAAATTCTGCAAACTCATCTTTTTGAATGAGAATGCTTTATCTGCTGTTTTTCGCCTGTCATTCTATTTCGTTCCAAAACTGCCGTTTCTCTTGCAAAGAGAACGATCTTGATATGCAGAAGATTGAAGGATGTACTTTCTGTAAATTCACTCATTTCTATTATCTTTCCTTTGTAGGATAACATGGTGTCGTCCAATACTACTGAAGAGAGTGATGGGAAGGTGGAGAATACGAAGCCAACAGAGTTGCCTGCGGGAAACTATACCTTGGTTTCGTGGGACTTGGACACCACTGGCAGCAGGCTGGTGGATGAGATATGCCAGATAGGAGCGTACACGCCCACCTCCTCTTTCTCTCAGTATGTGATGCCGTATCGGGATCTGACTCAAGCTGCACGTCGCCGACACAACATCCGTATCATTACTATTGGACGCTTTCGTATGCTGAAGGACGTCAAAAGAGGGAGAGTGTTGAAGACGAAGAGTGAGGTGTCAGCCCTTACAGATTTCATCCAGTGGTTGAGCGAGGCGAAAGGTGATAAAGATGGGGTTGTGCTCCTCAAGcatgaaaataggaaaatcatGACTCCTCTTTTACTTGAAGCCCTGGGTAAATATAATTTGATGGATGATTTCCGTAAGGTTGTGGTTGGGTTTGCCGATGGATATGCTTTCGCTGAGAACAAGTGTGCCAAGAGCGTGCGTTACTTTACGCTCCGCACTCTCACCAGCATTCTTCTGCACCGAGATGATCAGGAGTTAGATCATGCGCATAACCGTGCCCAGGCAATTTATGAAGTTGCTACCAATGTCGCGGGGCTAGAAAACTTGGACGCTATCAAAGATCCGGAGAAAGGGCCGAAAAACCTAGCAATTTTGGTCGATGCATTGCGTCCATTCACGTTGACTGTATCAGAGGAAGAAAATTCTTTGG
This window contains:
- the LOC124168817 gene encoding maternal protein exuperantia-like isoform X2 — protein: MDNMVSSNTTEESDGKVENTKPTELPAGNYTLVSWDLDTTGSRLVDEICQIGAYTPTSSFSQYVMPYRDLTQAARRRHNIRIITIGRFRMLKDVKRGRVLKTKSEVSALTDFIQWLSEAKGDKDGVVLLKHENRKIMTPLLLEALGKYNLMDDFRKVVVGFADGYAFAENKCAKSVRYFTLRTLTSILLHRDDQELDHAHNRAQAIYEVATNVAGLENLDAIKDPEKGPKNLAILVDALRPFTLTVSEEENSLVNLRATVVRQDSFRPVFAAMLSRNSRERQRAFNLRNILVGAGLNYESTRLAHEKSGVEGVKTLVSEAVQAKVKDLDDLVRILMEHFAPEDYPKSVPTEKIVRNGNRRDSSGKRVRVKSESKGKKIQNGEVTVGSIGEIGAGDAPSDTTLDTTASSPCKLVTSSTQSGDSSPPPLENEVASADSSTH
- the LOC124168817 gene encoding maternal protein exuperantia-like isoform X1 encodes the protein MFVCSTGSPRASRDNMVSSNTTEESDGKVENTKPTELPAGNYTLVSWDLDTTGSRLVDEICQIGAYTPTSSFSQYVMPYRDLTQAARRRHNIRIITIGRFRMLKDVKRGRVLKTKSEVSALTDFIQWLSEAKGDKDGVVLLKHENRKIMTPLLLEALGKYNLMDDFRKVVVGFADGYAFAENKCAKSVRYFTLRTLTSILLHRDDQELDHAHNRAQAIYEVATNVAGLENLDAIKDPEKGPKNLAILVDALRPFTLTVSEEENSLVNLRATVVRQDSFRPVFAAMLSRNSRERQRAFNLRNILVGAGLNYESTRLAHEKSGVEGVKTLVSEAVQAKVKDLDDLVRILMEHFAPEDYPKSVPTEKIVRNGNRRDSSGKRVRVKSESKGKKIQNGEVTVGSIGEIGAGDAPSDTTLDTTASSPCKLVTSSTQSGDSSPPPLENEVASADSSTH
- the LOC124168817 gene encoding maternal protein exuperantia-like isoform X3, whose product is MVSSNTTEESDGKVENTKPTELPAGNYTLVSWDLDTTGSRLVDEICQIGAYTPTSSFSQYVMPYRDLTQAARRRHNIRIITIGRFRMLKDVKRGRVLKTKSEVSALTDFIQWLSEAKGDKDGVVLLKHENRKIMTPLLLEALGKYNLMDDFRKVVVGFADGYAFAENKCAKSVRYFTLRTLTSILLHRDDQELDHAHNRAQAIYEVATNVAGLENLDAIKDPEKGPKNLAILVDALRPFTLTVSEEENSLVNLRATVVRQDSFRPVFAAMLSRNSRERQRAFNLRNILVGAGLNYESTRLAHEKSGVEGVKTLVSEAVQAKVKDLDDLVRILMEHFAPEDYPKSVPTEKIVRNGNRRDSSGKRVRVKSESKGKKIQNGEVTVGSIGEIGAGDAPSDTTLDTTASSPCKLVTSSTQSGDSSPPPLENEVASADSSTH